The proteins below come from a single Mya arenaria isolate MELC-2E11 chromosome 8, ASM2691426v1 genomic window:
- the LOC128242629 gene encoding uncharacterized protein LOC128242629: MDRDLDHKAWMSLRLSRVLDDIGANRLVMRKRRETFLLREAVHTLIDKLFGVHITTFNFGSQSEGSTTPGMNSDIDVVMCDHNYNIMSDWPDWEAGIRNFLMVKEESTPPQHYWLQCIRSNSPEPVRYNGHKDCLPHIDGRVFISNKVWQRECKQLYGKDLLYSGPSISNSEELDCVAAFKCQVLPPEVDRWFQRYKRRHWPTPEMMQAAWECSCFLVADGHFDSLYEEIEWRLSPSQIERILIFSFTTVQLKCYIVLKMIKKHLNEHYLSHNSKFTSFHCKTVMFFTMERISPTDWREDWLVRCIGYCLQTLEIFLMKGYCPHFIIPEVNLFDGKIPRRCQLTLMEKIKEILNNNLMILYDLQYDSLGQRLPGPISDMSKKRSTLLRSINSVLACDLIKQASKKCFEMANIELNPVKFLRILSVVTVIPENDYIMNILTSYERRAISVLKPLIYSFLASGTSSFYIQHGHQLTPELFQLYERSLDTDVTSSRLKLASMLYCRGYFRMTADVLNDVERRYDENVYSVCDCGRKIEGEEPPELFSESAINDLNYDTAIRKVALCVRFLRLEAFCVPPILLYEMNRAMNDDVQDREPPERNWMDMAVVDSRPYIFYLQYITYGELGLRFRQLQAQRNLMNCFGNHNILRTMHHPETASNLIAHCWEMEGNFFEALRCYMNSARNVPINNAANWHIRRLTGNRLSL; encoded by the coding sequence ATGGACCGGGATCTTGACCATAAAGCCTGGATGTCGCTCCGCCTGTCGCGTGTACTGGACGATATCGGCGCCAACCGACTGGTGATGAGGAAAAGGCGGGAAACCTTCCTGCTGAGGGAAGCGGTACATACTCTAATAGACAAACTATTTGGTGTACACATTACAACCTTCAATTTCGGCAGCCAGTCAGAGGGATCTACAACTCCGGGGATGAATTCGGATATTGATGTGGTTATGTGCGATCATAACTACAACATTATGTCTGACTGGCCAGACTGGGAGGCCGGGATAAGGAACTTTCTAATGGTGAAGGAGGAGTCGACTCCACCACAGCACTACTGGCTACAGTGTATCAGATCAAACTCTCCAGAGCCTGTCAGATATAACGGGCATAAAGATTGCTTACCACATATAGATGGACGAGTGTTTATAAGTAATAAAGTGTGGCAACGTGAATGTAAACAGCTATATGGAAAGGACTTGTTATATAGTGGTCCTTCAATAAGTAACTCGGAAGAATTGGATTGTGTTGCAGCTTTCAAATGTCAAGTTCTTCCTCCGGAGGTGGACCGATGGTTTCAACGTTACAAACGTCGACATTGGCCTACACCGGAAATGATGCAGGCAGCATGGGAATGCTCATGTTTTCTTGTTGCTGATGGACATTTCGATAGTTTGTATGAAGAAATTGAATGGCGATTATCACCAAGTCAAATAGAGCGGATTcttatttttagttttactaCTGTGCAGTTAAAATGCTACATTGTCTTGAAGATGATcaagaaacatttaaatgaacattatttaagtCATAATAGTAAGTTCACGTCGTTCCATTGCAAGACAGTTATGTTCTTTACAATGGAGAGAATATCGCCAACGGATTGGAGAGAAGATTGGCTCGTACGGTGCATAGGATATTGTTTGCAAACACTGGAAATTTTCTTGATGAAAGGTTATTGTCCACACTTTATCATCCCTGAAGTGAATCTTTTCGATGGTAAAATCCCTCGCCGCTGCCAACTGACTTTAATGGAGAAGATAAAAGAGATCTTGAATAATAATCTAATGATACTGTACGACTTGCAGTACGATAGCTTAGGACAAAGGTTACCGGGCCCAATCAGCGACATGTCTAAAAAACGGTCAACATTATTAAGGTCAATTAATAGTGTTTTAGCATGCGACTTAATAAAGCAGGCTAGTAAAAAGTGCTTTGAAATGGCGAATATTGAGTTAAATCCTGTGAAGTTTCTGCGAATACTTAGTGTTGTAACTGTTATACCTGAGAATGATtacataatgaatatattaactTCTTACGAGCGACGGGCAATTTCCGTGTTAAAGCCACTCATTTACTCCTTCTTAGCATCAGGTACTTCGTCATTTTACATACAACATGGACATCAATTGACACCAGAATTATTTCAACTATATGAGCGTTCTCTTGACACTGACGTGACGTCCAGCAGACTTAAACTGGCTTCCATGTTATACTGTCGGGGGTATTTTCGAATGACGGCGGACGTGCTGAATGACGTTGAACGTAGATATGACGAGAATGTGTATTCTGTGTGTGATTGTGGCAGGAAAATTGAAGGTGAAGAGCCCCCCGAGTTGTTTAGTGAAAGTGCAATTAACGATTTAAACTATGATACAGCCATACGTAAAGTTGCCCTCTGCGTTAGGTTTTTACGTTTAGAAGCTTTCTGTGTACCACctattttgttatatgaaaTGAATAGGGCAATGAATGACGACGTTCAAGATAGAGAACCACCAGAACGTAACTGGATGGACATGGCCGTAGTAGACTCTCGACCATATATCTTCTATCTTCAGTATATAACGTACGGGGAACTTGGGCTTCGTTTCCGACAATTGCAGGCACAACGGAATTTAATGAACTGTTTTGGAAACCATAACATTTTACGTACAATGCATCACCCCGAGACTGCTAGTAACTTAATAGCACATTGCTGGGAGATGGAGGGAAACTTTTTTGAAGCGTTAAGATGCTACATGAATTCTGCTCGAAATGTTCCGATAAATAATGCTGCGAACTGGCATATCAGGAGATTAACTGGCAACCGTTTAAGCCTGTAA